Proteins co-encoded in one Verrucomicrobiia bacterium genomic window:
- a CDS encoding RNA-binding protein: MSTKLFVGNLSYNTTENDLHDAFAAHGTVVEANLMVDRMSGRSRGFAFVTMSTPEEAQRAIEAMHGAALDGRNLTVNIARPREERPPGGGGGGGRDRGPRRDFGGRRGNRY; the protein is encoded by the coding sequence ATGAGCACCAAACTCTTCGTGGGAAATCTCTCCTATAACACCACGGAAAACGATCTGCATGACGCCTTTGCCGCCCACGGCACAGTCGTCGAAGCCAACCTGATGGTGGACCGCATGAGCGGCCGCTCCCGGGGATTTGCCTTTGTGACGATGAGCACGCCGGAAGAAGCCCAGCGTGCCATTGAGGCGATGCATGGCGCCGCGCTCGATGGCCGCAACCTGACCGTCAACATCGCCCGTCCGCGCGAAGAACGCCCTCCGGGCGGTGGCGGCGGCGGTGGCCGTGATCGCGGGCCGCGCCGTGACTTCGGCGGGCGCCGCGGTAATCGTTATTAA
- the trpD gene encoding anthranilate phosphoribosyltransferase produces MLTDLIQQLRAGQGLSPEQIRSAVQFLTRENEAAETKADFLMALAQKGETPEEITAFALELRALSVPVEVPPELRQQGILDVVGTGGDRAHTLNFSTMAALVCAAAGVAVAKHGNRAATSRCGSADVLEALGIPVDLSPAQAVACLQEHRFAFFFAPRYHPAFRHIAPARKLCAERGQRTIFNFLGPLLNPARPSAQLMGVPRPELCEPLGRVLQNMGVRRGMVVCGQAGELWLDELSTVGETVVAEFYQEHARALSRWSPEQWPLQPARLEDLQGGDPAANAAAAREILSGRDRSPRRDAVLLNAGAALFVAGAARTMTEGFELAARLVDEGEVARKIAALSRPA; encoded by the coding sequence GTGTTAACTGATTTGATCCAACAACTGCGCGCCGGCCAGGGTTTGAGTCCGGAGCAAATCCGCTCCGCCGTCCAATTTCTGACCCGGGAAAATGAAGCCGCCGAAACCAAGGCCGATTTCCTGATGGCCTTGGCCCAAAAGGGCGAGACCCCCGAGGAAATCACGGCTTTTGCCCTGGAGCTGCGCGCCTTGTCGGTGCCGGTGGAGGTGCCCCCCGAGCTGCGCCAGCAGGGCATTTTGGATGTGGTGGGCACGGGCGGCGACCGGGCGCACACGCTCAATTTCTCCACCATGGCGGCCCTGGTCTGCGCCGCAGCGGGGGTGGCCGTGGCCAAGCACGGCAATCGGGCCGCCACCTCCCGTTGCGGCAGCGCCGACGTGCTCGAGGCCCTGGGCATACCGGTGGATTTGTCGCCAGCCCAGGCGGTGGCCTGCCTGCAGGAGCACCGCTTCGCGTTTTTCTTTGCCCCCCGCTATCATCCCGCCTTCCGGCACATTGCGCCGGCCCGCAAGCTCTGTGCGGAGCGGGGCCAGCGCACCATCTTTAATTTCCTCGGCCCCTTGTTAAATCCGGCGCGGCCCTCGGCGCAGCTCATGGGGGTGCCCCGCCCGGAGCTGTGCGAGCCGCTGGGGCGCGTTTTGCAAAACATGGGAGTCCGGCGGGGCATGGTGGTATGCGGCCAGGCCGGTGAACTCTGGCTGGATGAGCTCTCCACCGTGGGCGAGACGGTGGTGGCCGAGTTTTACCAGGAACATGCCCGCGCCCTGAGCCGCTGGTCACCCGAGCAGTGGCCTTTGCAACCGGCGCGGCTGGAAGATTTGCAGGGCGGAGACCCTGCCGCCAACGCCGCAGCGGCCCGGGAGATTCTCAGCGGACGCGATCGCAGCCCGCGGCGGGACGCCGTCCTGCTCAATGCCGGCGCCGCGCTTTTCGTGGCCGGGGCGGCGCGCACCATGACCGAGGGTTTTGAACTGGCTGCGCGGCTGGTGGATGAGGGCGAGGTGGCGCGCAAAATCGCCGCCCTCAGCCGCCCCGCCTGA
- a CDS encoding lactonase family protein produces MQATMMCRWFAGLLLGCGLGFAVTLDAATYHAYVGSYTGPKSKGIQYFQFDASTGRLSGGALAAEVANPTWLVVHPSRKYLYALSEVGGAQGGGITAFALEAASGRLTRLNTQSSGGNGPCHLAVDRTGQCLLVANYGSGSVAALPIRADGSLGEAASLIQHQGASVNPQRQKGPHAHSVDVDPANRFVLVCDLGLDKVLTYRLEPAKALLAPAEPPHVATAPGAGPRHLAFHPNGRWVYVINELNNTVVQYAYQADKGSLTPLSTIPTLPEGFTGQNTTAEIAVHPNGRFVYGSNRGHDSIVVYAVDANTGRLTLVQHHPSGGKTPRHFALDPSGRWLLSGNQTSGNLVVLAVDNATGRLSETGHSVEVPAVCVQFVPAP; encoded by the coding sequence ATGCAAGCCACCATGATGTGCCGTTGGTTCGCCGGGTTGTTGTTGGGCTGTGGGCTGGGTTTCGCGGTGACGCTGGACGCCGCCACGTATCATGCCTATGTGGGCAGTTACACCGGCCCCAAGAGCAAGGGCATCCAGTACTTTCAATTTGACGCTTCCACCGGCCGGCTGAGCGGCGGCGCGCTGGCGGCGGAGGTGGCCAATCCCACGTGGCTGGTGGTGCATCCTTCGCGCAAGTATTTGTACGCCTTAAGCGAAGTGGGCGGCGCCCAGGGCGGCGGGATCACGGCCTTCGCGCTGGAGGCGGCCAGTGGCCGGTTGACACGCCTGAACACCCAATCCAGCGGTGGCAACGGCCCGTGTCATCTGGCCGTGGATCGCACCGGGCAATGTCTGTTGGTGGCCAATTACGGCTCCGGCAGTGTGGCCGCGCTGCCCATTCGCGCCGATGGCAGCCTGGGCGAGGCGGCCAGTTTGATACAACATCAAGGCGCCAGCGTGAATCCCCAGCGCCAGAAAGGGCCGCATGCGCATTCGGTGGATGTGGACCCGGCCAACCGCTTTGTGCTGGTGTGCGATTTGGGGCTGGACAAGGTGCTCACCTACCGGCTGGAGCCGGCGAAGGCTCTCCTTGCCCCGGCTGAGCCGCCGCATGTGGCCACGGCCCCGGGGGCGGGCCCGCGGCACCTGGCGTTTCATCCCAATGGCCGGTGGGTGTATGTGATCAATGAATTGAACAATACGGTGGTGCAGTATGCCTACCAGGCGGACAAAGGCTCGTTAACTCCCTTGAGCACCATTCCCACCCTGCCGGAGGGTTTCACGGGGCAAAATACCACCGCAGAAATTGCGGTGCATCCCAACGGCCGGTTTGTCTATGGCAGCAATCGCGGGCACGACAGCATTGTGGTGTATGCCGTGGATGCCAACACCGGGCGGCTGACGCTGGTGCAACATCATCCCAGCGGCGGTAAAACGCCGCGCCACTTTGCGCTTGATCCCTCCGGCCGCTGGTTGTTGAGCGGCAATCAAACGTCAGGCAACCTGGTGGTGCTTGCCGTGGACAACGCCACCGGCCGGCTCAGTGAGACGGGCCACAGCGTGGAGGTGCCGGCCGTGTGCGTGCAATTTGTGCCGGCGCCTTGA
- the recN gene encoding DNA repair protein RecN, with protein sequence MLTTLRIKNLALVEDLTLELAPGLTVITGETGAGKSMLIGALNLVLGERADRTLLRAGCEQCVVEALFSVDRLRAPLADFLAENGLEPCENGELLLKRVFTAAGANRQFINGSPASLAALAEVGQWLVDIHGPHEHQSLLQPARQLELLDAFGKLEPQRQAFARALRRRQELQAARTALIVDERTYAQRLDLLRHQVHEITAARLQPGEEETLAAEHARASNAARLAELAQGALEALAESDEAVLSRLGAVGRALQELQRLDPTAAPLAETHHEVVERLHDLQRELRHYADHLELDPARLQELEERLNLLHSLRRKYGATVAQILEFGRQAAEELRQLEQRDVELARLDRELAEVEKDLQRAGAELTRLRHQHIPKLCRAVAAQLKDLGFKESRLEAALTTAGIADARLSGLDTVEFQFAPNPGEPPRPLRAIASSGEMARVMLALKTVLAEEDQVPVLIFDEVDANVGGETARAVGAKMAHIARRHQVLCITHLPQVAAAATHHYRVTKETAGGRTVTSIERLDTAGRIEELTRMLGGGAAARRHAAEMLQSRA encoded by the coding sequence ATGCTCACCACGTTGCGCATCAAGAATCTGGCGCTGGTCGAGGACCTCACCCTCGAGCTGGCGCCGGGCCTCACCGTGATCACCGGCGAGACGGGCGCCGGCAAGTCCATGCTCATCGGCGCGCTCAACCTCGTGCTGGGGGAGCGGGCGGATCGCACGCTGTTGCGCGCCGGCTGCGAGCAATGCGTGGTGGAGGCGCTGTTTTCCGTGGACCGCCTGCGCGCCCCGCTGGCGGATTTTCTGGCGGAAAACGGTTTGGAGCCGTGCGAAAACGGCGAGCTGCTGCTCAAGCGCGTGTTCACCGCCGCGGGGGCCAATCGCCAGTTCATCAATGGCTCCCCGGCATCGCTCGCGGCGCTGGCGGAGGTGGGGCAGTGGCTGGTGGACATCCACGGCCCGCATGAGCATCAATCCCTGCTGCAGCCGGCGCGGCAGCTCGAGCTGCTGGACGCCTTTGGCAAGCTGGAGCCTCAGCGCCAGGCTTTTGCCCGCGCACTGCGCCGCCGTCAGGAGCTGCAGGCGGCCAGGACGGCCCTCATTGTGGATGAACGCACCTATGCCCAGCGGCTGGACCTGCTGCGCCATCAAGTCCACGAAATCACCGCCGCCCGCCTGCAGCCGGGGGAGGAGGAAACCCTGGCGGCCGAACACGCCCGCGCCAGCAATGCCGCCCGCCTGGCCGAGCTGGCCCAGGGCGCGCTCGAAGCGCTGGCCGAGAGTGACGAGGCCGTGCTCTCGCGGCTGGGCGCCGTGGGGCGCGCCCTGCAGGAGCTGCAACGGCTCGACCCCACCGCCGCGCCACTGGCCGAGACCCATCATGAGGTGGTGGAGCGGTTGCACGATTTGCAGCGCGAGCTGCGGCATTATGCCGATCATCTGGAGCTGGACCCCGCCCGCCTCCAGGAATTGGAGGAACGGCTCAATCTCCTCCATTCGCTCCGCCGCAAATACGGCGCCACCGTGGCGCAGATTCTCGAGTTTGGCCGCCAGGCCGCCGAGGAACTCCGGCAGCTTGAACAGCGCGACGTGGAACTGGCGCGCCTGGACCGCGAGCTGGCCGAGGTGGAAAAAGACTTGCAGCGCGCCGGCGCCGAGCTGACCCGCCTGCGTCACCAACACATCCCCAAACTCTGCCGCGCCGTGGCCGCGCAGCTCAAAGACCTGGGCTTCAAGGAGAGCCGCCTGGAAGCCGCCCTTACCACGGCGGGGATCGCTGACGCCCGCCTGTCCGGCCTGGATACGGTGGAGTTTCAGTTTGCGCCCAATCCGGGCGAGCCGCCGCGGCCCTTGCGGGCCATTGCCTCCAGCGGCGAAATGGCGCGGGTGATGCTCGCCCTTAAAACGGTGCTGGCGGAGGAGGACCAGGTGCCCGTCCTGATTTTCGACGAAGTGGATGCCAACGTGGGCGGCGAAACCGCCCGGGCCGTGGGCGCCAAGATGGCGCACATCGCCCGGCGCCATCAGGTGTTGTGCATCACCCATCTGCCGCAGGTGGCGGCCGCGGCCACCCATCACTATCGCGTCACCAAGGAAACCGCCGGCGGCCGCACAGTCACGAGCATCGAGCGCCTGGACACCGCCGGCCGCATCGAGGAATTGACCCGCATGTTGGGCGGAGGCGCCGCGGCCCGCCGCCATGCCGCCGAAATGCTGCAAAGCCGGGCCTGA
- the dprA gene encoding DNA-processing protein DprA — MDNREALVALNLLDGIGPVRVRHLLQHFGEPAAILRASFHQLQQVHGIGEETARAIVNWEKTVDLAAELRRCEEFGCRLVTSADDEYPPALKEIYDPPLVLYVKGQLLPKDRNAVAIVGSRHATHYGIETAKKLAFQLAYVGVTVISGGARGIDTAAHLGALNARGRTVCVLGTGINLVFPPENQELFERIAANGALLTQFPFNRPADKQTFPIRNRIIAGMTLGTVVVETGLNGGAMITAHFATDYGRQVFAVPGRVDSPSSKGCHELIKKGAKLCENAEDILSEFEYLFPASNRPPSPAETGVLPLLELTETEQKILGLLSAEETPVDDLIYRSGLPASVVSVALLGLELKRLARQLPGRLYVKNDGH; from the coding sequence ATGGACAACCGGGAAGCCTTGGTGGCGCTCAACCTGTTGGACGGCATTGGCCCGGTGCGGGTGCGTCACCTGCTCCAGCATTTTGGCGAGCCAGCAGCCATCCTGCGCGCCTCCTTTCACCAGTTGCAGCAGGTCCATGGCATCGGCGAGGAAACCGCCCGCGCCATCGTCAACTGGGAAAAAACCGTGGACCTGGCGGCCGAGTTGCGCCGCTGCGAGGAGTTTGGCTGCCGGCTGGTGACCAGCGCAGACGACGAATACCCGCCCGCGCTCAAGGAAATCTACGACCCGCCCCTGGTCCTCTATGTCAAAGGCCAGCTCCTGCCCAAGGATCGCAACGCCGTGGCCATCGTCGGCTCCCGCCACGCCACGCACTACGGCATCGAGACGGCCAAAAAACTCGCGTTCCAACTGGCCTATGTCGGCGTCACCGTCATCAGCGGTGGGGCGCGCGGCATTGACACCGCGGCGCATCTGGGCGCCCTGAACGCCCGCGGGCGCACCGTGTGCGTGCTCGGCACCGGCATCAATCTGGTTTTCCCCCCGGAAAATCAGGAGCTCTTCGAGCGCATCGCGGCCAACGGCGCCTTGCTCACCCAGTTCCCGTTTAACCGCCCTGCGGACAAGCAAACTTTCCCCATCCGCAACCGCATCATTGCCGGCATGACCCTCGGCACGGTGGTGGTGGAAACCGGCCTCAACGGCGGCGCCATGATTACCGCCCACTTCGCCACCGACTACGGCCGCCAGGTGTTTGCCGTCCCCGGACGGGTGGACTCCCCCAGCAGCAAGGGTTGCCATGAGCTCATCAAAAAAGGGGCGAAACTTTGCGAAAACGCCGAGGATATCTTAAGCGAATTTGAATACCTTTTTCCCGCCTCCAACCGCCCGCCCTCCCCGGCCGAAACCGGCGTCCTGCCCCTCCTGGAACTGACGGAAACAGAGCAAAAAATCCTGGGCCTGCTCAGCGCCGAGGAAACGCCGGTGGACGATCTGATTTATCGCAGCGGTCTGCCCGCCTCTGTGGTCTCAGTGGCCTTGCTGGGCCTGGAGTTAAAGCGCCTGGCCCGCCAGTTGCCCGGGCGGTTGTATGTGAAAAACGACGGCCACTGA
- a CDS encoding PQQ-binding-like beta-propeller repeat protein, which translates to MSRKATPGVWFFGVGVWLAGLAAGWAAAWPQFRGPQAAGVAAGSFPTVFGPKTNVLWVVEVPAGHSSPCIWEDYLFLTATEGERLLTLCYNRRDGRELWRQGVVPEKPERGMGAMASPTPATDGRRVYVYFGAFGLVSYDFAGKEIWRRPLPTPVTQHGAGASPVVANGVVVINRDADVDAHLLAVSAEDGRTLWDVKRPEARRGFATPLLWPAHQPELVILPGTLQLAAYRLKDGAAVWRARGLPNEMVASPIFGEGLFFAAGWTPGAGMPVLPGFDELLAQGDQDKDGRLTREEAPQGTARRDFTYVDADKDGFLTRSEWESIRAIYEKSENALLAVRPGGEGDVTATHVAWKQNRGLPYVPTPLYYEGRVYLVKNGGLFSCFEARTGRALYQEERLGALGDYYASPVAAGGKILVCSQAGMAVVIKAGDTLEVLARNPMGERIMATPAIVDNVLYLRTQGRLYALGEPRE; encoded by the coding sequence ATGAGTAGAAAAGCAACTCCAGGCGTATGGTTTTTTGGCGTTGGTGTCTGGCTGGCGGGACTGGCCGCGGGCTGGGCCGCCGCCTGGCCGCAATTCCGGGGGCCGCAGGCCGCGGGAGTGGCCGCCGGCAGTTTTCCCACGGTTTTTGGGCCCAAAACCAATGTGCTTTGGGTGGTGGAGGTGCCTGCCGGACATTCCTCGCCGTGCATTTGGGAAGATTATCTTTTTTTGACGGCGACGGAGGGGGAGCGTCTGTTGACGCTGTGCTACAATCGCCGCGACGGCCGGGAATTGTGGCGGCAGGGGGTCGTGCCGGAGAAACCGGAGCGGGGCATGGGGGCGATGGCGTCGCCCACGCCGGCGACGGATGGGCGGCGGGTGTATGTGTATTTTGGGGCGTTTGGGCTGGTCAGTTATGATTTTGCGGGCAAGGAAATCTGGCGGCGTCCCCTGCCCACGCCGGTGACGCAGCACGGGGCGGGGGCCTCGCCGGTGGTGGCCAACGGGGTGGTGGTCATCAACCGCGATGCCGATGTGGACGCCCATTTGCTGGCAGTCAGCGCCGAGGACGGCCGCACGTTGTGGGACGTGAAGCGGCCCGAAGCGCGCCGGGGTTTTGCCACGCCGTTGTTGTGGCCGGCCCATCAACCGGAGCTGGTCATCCTGCCGGGCACGTTGCAGCTTGCGGCCTATCGGCTCAAGGACGGGGCGGCGGTGTGGCGGGCGCGGGGTCTGCCCAATGAAATGGTGGCCTCCCCGATTTTTGGGGAGGGCCTGTTTTTTGCGGCGGGATGGACGCCTGGGGCGGGGATGCCGGTGTTGCCGGGTTTCGACGAATTGCTGGCGCAGGGGGATCAGGACAAGGACGGGCGGTTGACGCGGGAGGAGGCCCCCCAGGGGACCGCCCGGCGCGATTTCACCTATGTGGACGCCGACAAGGATGGTTTTTTAACCCGCAGCGAGTGGGAGTCCATCAGGGCCATTTACGAGAAGTCGGAAAACGCCCTGCTGGCGGTGCGGCCCGGCGGGGAAGGGGACGTGACCGCCACGCATGTGGCCTGGAAACAAAACCGCGGGCTGCCGTATGTGCCCACGCCCCTTTATTATGAGGGCCGGGTGTATCTGGTGAAAAATGGGGGGCTGTTCTCCTGTTTCGAGGCCCGGACGGGGCGCGCCCTGTATCAGGAGGAGAGGCTGGGCGCGTTGGGGGATTACTACGCCTCGCCGGTGGCCGCCGGTGGCAAAATTCTGGTGTGCTCGCAGGCGGGCATGGCGGTGGTCATCAAGGCGGGCGACACGTTGGAGGTGCTGGCGCGCAATCCGATGGGCGAGCGGATCATGGCCACGCCGGCGATTGTGGACAACGTGCTTTACTTGCGCACCCAGGGCAGGCTCTACGCCCTGGGCGAGCCGCGTGAGTGA